AACCCTCGACGTCGGCGTAGTACACCGCGAGACGGAAGTCCTCCGGCAAGGCCTGCAGCGCCTTCTTGATGTCGCTGTCGGGCAGGTGATCGAGCGCTTCGTTCTCGGCCGACTTCAACCCCGTCGACGAGTGCGCCTCGGCCCGCGCGAGCTGGTAGTCCTCCACCTCGGCGGCGTCGGACTCGAGCGGCTGACGCTGCTTCTTGCGGTAAGAGTTGATGTACGTGTTCGTCTGGATGCGGTACAGCCACGCCTTGAGGTTCGTGCCCGGCTTGTACTGGTGGAAGGCTGCGAACGCCTTCGCGAACGTCTCCTGCACGAGATCCTCGGCGTCGCTCGGGTTGCGCGTCGTGCGCAGGGCGGCGCTGTAGAGCTGATCGAGGTACGGCATCGCGTCACGCTCGAAGCGCGCGGCCCGCTCGGCCGGGGTCTCGGTGCTCGGGTCGAAATCCTTGGAATCGGTGACGCTGCGTGGCGCCGCGCCGCCGTCTGGCTGCGGCGCGCCGAGGGCGTCGACCGTCGTGTTGTCTGTCATCGCGCTCAACCCTAGCGCGGGGTGCGGCGCGACACGAGACGCGCGCGTGCCCACGCCACCGAAACCGGTGGTGAGGCTCAGCGCGGACGGTTCGACCGGAACCACGGGTGCTACCAGCATCGTGCTCACTTTCGACGTTCGAATGGCCCTCGTGGGCTTTCTGATTCGCCGTCGTCAACACGATGAGTGGGCTGCGCTATTCCCCGCCCCGCTCTCGATAGGAGTCAGGACGCGGCGGCCAGCCACCGGCGCACGGCGTCGACGACATCCTGCGGCTGCTTGCTGAATCCGTGCGGGCCCGCGACGGCGGCGACGTCGGCGCCGGGCAGCGCGGCGCGGATCGCGTCGGGGTCGCCGAAGGTGTCAGTGGCGCCCTGCACGACGAGCAGGGGAACGACCGCATCGAGCACGGCTTGCGCCTCGTCCGTGCGCCATTTCGACGGGTCGTCCGCCTTGCCCGGCGGCGCGAGCGGAAAAGCCAGCGCGACGACGGCGTCAGCGCCCGTCTCGACGGCGGTGCGGCACGCGACGCGGGCACCGGCGGAACGACCACCCTGCACGAAGCGGCCCGTGATCTCGCCCGCCTCGCGCAAGTGGCTCACGACGGCGCGCCAACCCTCGTCGAGGGTCTTCGGGGGCGTGGCGATCTTGCGGCCCGCGAGCACCCAGGGCTGGTCGACGAGGACGACACGCCACCCGTCATCGGCGAGGTCGAGCAAGCCCCACAGGTCGAGCGTGTTCGTGCCCTTGCCGGCGCCGTGTCCGAGGACGAGTGTTCCGACGGGCTGGTGTTTGCCGGTCGTCGTGACCGCCGCAGTCTCAGCGTTCGCAGACTCGGTGCTCGAGGACTCGGAGTTCTTCACCTCGGTGTTCGCGGGACCACCGACCGGATCGATGACGTAGGCGCGTGCCGGCCCGGCGTCCGTCTCGATGTCAAGAACGCGGTGCGCTCGTTCCGGCGCGACAGAGCGAGACGGGCGAGGTTCGGCGGTCACTTCTCAGCCCCGATGATCTCGCCGGTCGCGGGGTCGACGACGCCGACGAGGTCGGACTCGGGCGCGGGTTCGATGAGGCCTGGGCCGTTCGTCCGGTTGGAACTGACCGCGCGCGAGACGGGGTATGCCTCGAAGGGGCTCGAATCGCCGGGCGTGAGGAACGCGGCGACGTCGGCGTCATCCGTCAGCGTCGGGTCGAGCCAGTCGGCCCACTGCTCGCGTTCGAGCGCGAGGGGCTGACGGTCGTGGATGCGGTCGAGGCCCTCCCCCGCGCTCGTCGTGATGATGGCGAACGTCGTCAGCCACGCCGCCGGGTCGCCGTCGGGCAGCGAACGATCGCACCAAAACTCGTAGAGGCCGGCGAATGCGACGTCCGTGCCGTCGACGCGGCGCATGTAGAACGGCTGCTTGCGCGGTTTGCCCTTGGCGTCGAGCGCCGTCGGTGACAGCTGCCACTCGTACCAACCCGACGCGGGCACGAGGCAGCGACGCGCGCGGGCGGCCTTCGCGAACGACGGTTTCTCGAGCAACGTCTCAGCGCGCGCGTTGATCATGCGCACGCCACCCTTGGTGTCCTTCGACCACGAGGGCACGAGCCCCCACGTGAGGTGACGCAGCTGACGTTTCGCCTCGCCGCGCGAGCCGTCGTCGAGCCGCTCGGGACGGGTCAGGACGACGGGCGCCTGCTTCGTCGGCGCCATGTTGTAGTCGGGCTCACCGACAGGCGGGTTCTGCGGCGACGCGAGCAGCGACCGCGTCTGCTCGCCCGTCGCGTCGACGTCGACCTCGAACTCCTCGACCAGCTCACCCGTGCTCGCACTGGCTGCGTATCTGCCGCACATGCGAGAAAGCCTAGACCGCTGGGGCGTGCCCCCGTCTCGTCAGCGTCGTCGACGATCCGCGGCGGCGGCGCGGGTACTCCCCCTGGGGCCATGACGCGGCCTGCGCGATGTCGTCCTCACCGAGCCCGTGCTTGAACGCGCTGGGGTGCAGCTTCACGCGGCGTAGTTGTTCAGTGCCCGGCGAATCGCCTCTGAACGGGAGAGGTGCTCGCGTTCGACGACACGATCGAGCGCAGCGAGCTCGTCGGACGTCAGCCTGACCGCGACGACCAGCACCGGCCTGGCTCCCCGTCCGGGCCGACCGCGTCCTCGACGCTTCAACGGCTCGACGGCGTAGCCGGCTTCAGCCTCGGCAACCATGGACTCGATCATCGCATCGGTGACCTGATCCTCATGCATGCGTTTCTCGTAAACGACATCTTCGGTTCGCCTGCAGGGTGGAGGGACCGGCCGCTGCCCAGGATCGCGCGGTCTGTTGCCCTCGGTGCTCGCATGTTGTCGGTGGCGCCGACTAACGTGGGAGGCCAAGGCGTCGACGATCGACGCCGACCTTCACAGGAGGAGGAACCATGATCCGTCGCATCGCGCGTACCGCGCTCGCCAGCTACTTCCTCAACGAGGCGGCCAAGGCGTTCACCAACACGAAGTCGCAGGCCGCCGAGGCCGCGCCGTTCGTCGAGTTCGTCAGCCGCGAGAGCGGCAGCAAGGTGCCGAACGACCCCGAGATGATCGTCAAGGGCCAGGGCGCGCTCATGGGTGCCGCCGGCACCGCCCTCGCGCTCGGCAAGTTCCCGCGCCTGTCCGCGGCTCTGCTCGCCCCGACGGTCGGCGCGAACGCCTACATGCACGAGGCGTTCTGGGCCGAGAAGGACCCGGAGGTGAAGGCACGCAAGCAGTCCAACTTCTTCCGCA
This region of Dermacoccus nishinomiyaensis genomic DNA includes:
- a CDS encoding SOS response-associated peptidase, producing the protein MCGRYAASASTGELVEEFEVDVDATGEQTRSLLASPQNPPVGEPDYNMAPTKQAPVVLTRPERLDDGSRGEAKRQLRHLTWGLVPSWSKDTKGGVRMINARAETLLEKPSFAKAARARRCLVPASGWYEWQLSPTALDAKGKPRKQPFYMRRVDGTDVAFAGLYEFWCDRSLPDGDPAAWLTTFAIITTSAGEGLDRIHDRQPLALEREQWADWLDPTLTDDADVAAFLTPGDSSPFEAYPVSRAVSSNRTNGPGLIEPAPESDLVGVVDPATGEIIGAEK
- a CDS encoding DoxX family membrane protein, whose protein sequence is MIRRIARTALASYFLNEAAKAFTNTKSQAAEAAPFVEFVSRESGSKVPNDPEMIVKGQGALMGAAGTALALGKFPRLSAALLAPTVGANAYMHEAFWAEKDPEVKARKQSNFFRTAAIVGGVLLAAADTAGKPGLAWRTSHGVDVTRREAKRAAKTARREAKLMAAVAGSKLPS
- a CDS encoding ribbon-helix-helix protein, CopG family: MHEDQVTDAMIESMVAEAEAGYAVEPLKRRGRGRPGRGARPVLVVAVRLTSDELAALDRVVEREHLSRSEAIRRALNNYAA
- a CDS encoding sigma-70 family RNA polymerase sigma factor; this translates as MLVAPVVPVEPSALSLTTGFGGVGTRASRVAPHPALGLSAMTDNTTVDALGAPQPDGGAAPRSVTDSKDFDPSTETPAERAARFERDAMPYLDQLYSAALRTTRNPSDAEDLVQETFAKAFAAFHQYKPGTNLKAWLYRIQTNTYINSYRKKQRQPLESDAAEVEDYQLARAEAHSSTGLKSAENEALDHLPDSDIKKALQALPEDFRLAVYYADVEGFPYKEIAKIMDTPIGTVMSRLHRGRKLLREQLEDYARGRGFLKGEADTAKGAKK
- a CDS encoding alpha/beta hydrolase family protein — its product is MTAEPRPSRSVAPERAHRVLDIETDAGPARAYVIDPVGGPANTEVKNSESSSTESANAETAAVTTTGKHQPVGTLVLGHGAGKGTNTLDLWGLLDLADDGWRVVLVDQPWVLAGRKIATPPKTLDEGWRAVVSHLREAGEITGRFVQGGRSAGARVACRTAVETGADAVVALAFPLAPPGKADDPSKWRTDEAQAVLDAVVPLLVVQGATDTFGDPDAIRAALPGADVAAVAGPHGFSKQPQDVVDAVRRWLAAAS